From the genome of Motilibacter aurantiacus, one region includes:
- a CDS encoding ScyD/ScyE family protein, producing MRLSQQALRRHVLPTALCVGLLTSTGALAVPARAADGPVTVVASGLSGPRQISFTSDKKLVVAESDAGRVTEVDVRSGRRTTLLSGIHVAQGVDARGSELFVTQGQASLPTGEPDIGSTTGQDLLSAKGGQAEQLSDLRAFELANNPDGQLHFGPDGRPVDSVSNPYYVLADTSRLLVADGGGNDIVQVDRRTGRTRAWFVPPVITTGSCATLPQNTPGTFGCDPVPTGIAKAPDGTYWVSTFGGEASGSAVLYHLTPAGTVIGTVTGLSNLTGVAVGNDGTVYASQALAPQQAGPPGAVTRISPDGSRTSVAVPFPTGLAYRDGALYVAALSLAGPGAGQVLRLADAAFPEPVGV from the coding sequence ATGCGGCTTTCCCAGCAGGCGCTGCGGCGCCACGTCCTGCCCACGGCCCTCTGCGTGGGGCTGCTCACCTCGACGGGGGCCCTCGCCGTCCCCGCCCGCGCGGCCGACGGGCCGGTCACCGTCGTCGCGAGCGGGCTGAGCGGGCCGCGGCAGATCTCGTTCACCAGCGACAAGAAGCTCGTGGTGGCCGAGTCGGACGCCGGGCGCGTCACCGAGGTCGACGTGCGCAGCGGCAGGCGCACGACACTCCTCAGCGGCATCCATGTCGCACAGGGGGTGGACGCCAGAGGCAGCGAGCTGTTCGTGACCCAGGGGCAGGCCTCGCTGCCGACCGGGGAGCCGGACATCGGCTCGACCACCGGACAGGACCTGCTCTCGGCCAAGGGCGGGCAGGCCGAGCAGCTGTCGGACCTGCGCGCGTTCGAGCTGGCGAACAACCCCGACGGCCAGCTGCACTTCGGCCCGGACGGGCGGCCGGTCGACTCGGTCTCCAACCCGTACTACGTGCTCGCGGACACCTCGCGCCTGCTCGTGGCCGACGGGGGCGGCAACGACATCGTCCAGGTCGACCGGCGTACCGGCCGCACGCGCGCCTGGTTCGTGCCCCCGGTCATCACGACCGGCAGCTGCGCGACGCTCCCGCAGAACACGCCGGGCACCTTCGGCTGCGACCCGGTGCCGACCGGCATCGCGAAGGCGCCGGACGGGACGTACTGGGTCTCGACCTTCGGCGGCGAGGCCAGCGGCTCGGCCGTGCTCTACCACCTGACCCCGGCCGGCACGGTGATCGGGACGGTCACCGGCCTCAGCAACCTCACGGGCGTCGCGGTCGGGAACGACGGCACGGTGTACGCCTCGCAGGCCCTCGCACCGCAGCAGGCCGGCCCTCCCGGCGCCGTGACCCGCATCTCGCCGGACGGGTCCCGCACCAGCGTCGCCGTGCCGTTCCCGACCGGTCTCGCGTACCGCGACGGCGCGCTGTACGTCGCCGCGCTCTCCCTCGCCGGGCCCGGGGCGGGCCAGGTCCTGCGCCTGGCCGACGCGGCGTTCCCGGAGCCGGTCGGCGTCTGA
- a CDS encoding DUF4166 domain-containing protein, with protein sequence MSSVVLSALGSEAERLHPMLRRRFGVSTEAGYSCVGRGVMDRVWHGPWWTLPFLWLGSWRNILVLGTGTHVPFTVDSYAYVDSYGRETVTVVRTFEMRPGRRRRFDATLVADGPGRVLDYLGTHQHLAVDLTPSVLPDGSLQVVSGDQRFYEGPIGFRFPLLLSGTAVLRESYDDERQCFTIDVRVTNRRLGPLFGYSGTFTCEFPRVVGDAVPAAVRPLREESRR encoded by the coding sequence GTGAGCTCTGTCGTCCTGTCCGCACTCGGCAGCGAGGCCGAGCGGCTGCACCCGATGCTGCGCAGACGCTTCGGCGTGTCGACCGAGGCGGGCTACTCGTGCGTGGGCCGCGGCGTGATGGACCGCGTCTGGCACGGCCCGTGGTGGACGCTGCCGTTCCTGTGGCTGGGCTCGTGGCGCAACATCCTCGTGCTCGGCACGGGGACCCACGTCCCGTTCACCGTCGACAGCTACGCCTACGTCGACTCCTACGGGCGCGAGACCGTCACCGTCGTGCGCACCTTCGAGATGCGCCCGGGGCGGCGGCGCCGCTTCGACGCCACCCTCGTCGCCGACGGCCCCGGCCGCGTGCTCGACTACCTCGGCACCCACCAGCACCTCGCCGTCGACCTGACCCCGTCGGTCCTTCCCGACGGCAGCCTGCAGGTCGTGTCCGGCGACCAGCGGTTCTACGAGGGGCCGATCGGCTTCCGTTTCCCGCTGCTGCTGTCCGGCACGGCCGTCCTGCGGGAGAGCTACGACGACGAGCGGCAGTGCTTCACGATCGACGTCCGGGTCACGAACCGCCGCCTCGGCCCGCTCTTCGGCTACTCGGGGACGTTCACCTGCGAGTTCCCGCGGGTGGTGGGGGACGCGGTGCCGGCCGCGGTACGCCCGCTGCGGGAGGAGTCGCGGCGCTGA